The region ggagctgtgtgaggttggctggttgtgttatttgcagtatcttgtaaagtgaagcaacagtaactttgtggctcatgctgtgctgcagagaggggaaattagtgattgactgcttttcacaggagacaaactttgttaaagcagcctgtgtttaaatcccagcagttccttgtgggtgaagtcaaatgttgttgaaataaactacttttgggtttttatcagctgtaggtcacaatgatcaatattaaaagaaataaacacttgaaatatgtcactgtgtgtaatgatgtcataaaatatattatttttactttctgaatggaataaaatgaaataaatcaaattatattatttcagtgtaatcacatgcacctgaaatgtctttctttagtGGTTAGTCGTTtttcctgaaccacagaggctctgagctgctgcagcaggtgaaaagacaaactgtttcatgaagcctcctctctgctcaggggtggatcactgttttgggtggagtggagttactATTATATATAGTCACTGTCCCacaaaatcagaagacagaggttcaCCCAAGACTTGAACTCGgctcactggattcaaagtccagagtgctaaccattacaccatggaaccacaggactgtttactgatctttatcaaaggcgctggctcgaggttccagtgtcgagggatgtcattgatggagccaaaccgtctccacttcttatatggtgaatgtgtgctctgttttttttttcttttgcaagaaaatgtaaaataaaataaaaattaaaagtgagctgaaagaaaaggacctGTTCTGTGTTAAGTGTtgatgatgactttttgtgtgtgtgggggtgttttgttttgaatttctgatctttgttgtccataaagaaaggcattaacaaagccccacctgtcatgtctctattccccaccagtggggtggagcccacactttaagaacggcggccctataagcatccaacagcatcactgagtcaggagcagcacagtgacaactgtacacattactggagaaagtgataaatgacattcagccactgtgttagaatagcagaggagGGTTTCAATCCATCAACCTCTGTATTATGGGCCCAAAACACTTCcgctgctccactctgctcatagcaggctgtgctgcagtctcttctggatctgtgggttcaaatcctctgtgctgtgctgtgacccagcttctttgtctgagggccctctTAGAAAAGATCCttactgatgaatttgttttgctttaaatcacatctgtcctcattctactgattcctcaattaactgttggtagaaaatgttggtttgtttggcaccttgacatttcctaaatagctttttatctctcattaattaaaaaagacagtcttctAAAGGACACACCACAGGTACGaaaatccaggattgaaccagagactctaccaactgagctgtttctgcacagcacacagtggaaatgacttctcattgttgcttccatggcctggaagttgAACTGGAAGTGGTGAGAGGCGCCAACTCACTGCCTTGAACACTTGTTGACGCACTTtttcctcagacatgcttttagaaacatgacagctaaccctaacctgatcacagagagtctcttgaacggctctttaatatgaacgatgggaaccaagtcacactttcaggccccctccctttttttattagtgcctcgtgtccctctgtgccatcaaataaaattttggaaaggataacaaaagtaagacacaaaaggtgaactgtgatggcaggaatcatggtgtgaacacagtcgtgcaactcttcagggaaatacacagaacagtctgtcttttctggacatgtttggtgtgtagcacaacacaactacacagctcagctatttgttgactgacaaacacaacagcaagttCTAACTCAGACAGTtacaattattcctttctacataaatgcttttctttggggttgtcctgctcagaaattcagtaaaaattatgatgatttgcaattttaaatagatttgtacagatcagctacaacaacacaaccctaatccctaatcactgcagttaacagtcctctcaccatatgctaatggtcctcatgaatttaagaggatcgttgtttgttcctgatggactaaatgtgttcttcattacaaaccattaccaagaccatttaaaccgcccaaactaagtaaacaggcagctgtgggagtggtttcattcaggtagaagataaattcaggtaaaagcctgaaagggagccCATTGGAACAATGACACAACTGGAAAGttgctgcaaagactcttgaggagaagatcctaagtgaggtaaaaatgaaagcttaatgtgacttagtcaattcaattgctctctttttccactttcagtgttaattgacaaaaacaacagtaagtcttggagccacgttttcttcagatctaactcagatcactccaatcagagacactgatgaagtctttgtgcataagtgcttctctttggggttgtcctggatggaaattggacaaaaaagatgaggaatgcaattccttcttttcttcaatcaccaggacaacaagttttatcaattaatcaattggGGGTGAagaaatgttaccttaacttgagcactgacttgactgttgaattcagtaagtgctacttgttgaagcagtgctgactgacaaagacaacaacttcttcttagaatgcaacaatgatcatttcaaataaaaagacggaagacttccttttgtacaagtgcttctctttggggttgtcctggatggaatttggacaaaaattaatacatttcttcaaatcagctgaattagtgcatttgtcaccaacgtttccccaaatgaagcacagacttctgttctgagagcagtaagtgctatttgttggggtagtgttggtgatttcagaagtcagtcacaagtcagcaagttttatcaatgatatggagggtggggggttaagaaagtagttagaaagtcacaaatgttaccttaaagggcatattgcaggttaaggaccacattgaatcaatgtttaaaaaaataatattggaaatgttttgataaagtgtctcatactgataatatccgtgtatttgctgcacacaaacaggactgatggtcttttgtccctcagctgaaaggtgaacaaggtaaaatgtccacagcagaagtcctgcaggcttttgtcaccgacagactcgccgccgcctgccgggagatcttagcggccgtggacagaatggtagccggatatgaggaggaggcttcgggcttcaggcaggagatcgaccggcagaggagccagctggagctgctgcagccccgagtcctgatccacaaaacgggtcggttgtttttatgagtgagaaaggctgaggactgtatttggcagatgtagaatgaagcagctggaggaataactgtgttcatattgtagctaataaagaggattcattattgaatcgtttcctccagatgttcagcagctgatggtgaaaaaagaggttcctactgagttcacctccagtccggatccggaggattcagagagtccagtccttaaacaggaacaggaggaggaccaggtaccaggactggaggagaccaggaaccctgtgaggccgtttcaggtgaagagtgaggatgaagagatgaatgaaccggccaggagctgtgatccacagagtcctcttcaaccagatccagatccagaggaagaggtctcagactcctctgatactgaaatcagtgagaatgattctaatgaaaccagagtCGCCCAGTCAGATGTTAAaatagatgaaggtgatgtaaatgttagaagatgtgacagcagtgaaaaaccattcagctgccctgagtgtgggaaaacgtttaaaaaaaagtgggatctgaagaTTCAcaaggtagtccacacaggggagagacccttcagctgtgatgtttgtgggaaaaaattttTGCAGAAGGCCCATCTTAGGTCTCACATGGtagttcactcagaagagagaccgtttggctgctcattttgtggcaaaagatttaagcgacGGGATATTCTAAAACTACACATGGtagtccatacagaagagaaacccttcagctgtgatgtttgtggggaaaggtttaaacgacagaaaatccttaaagaacacatggtagtccatACAGGAGacagacccttcagctgtgatgtttgtgggaaaaggtttaaacgacagaaaatccttaaagaacacatggtagtccacacagaagagaaacccttcagctgtgatatttgtgggaaaaggtttaaactacagaacgcccttaaatcacacatggtaatccacacagaagagaaacccttcagctgtgatgtttgtgggaaaaggtttaaacgacAGAAATTCCTTAaagaacacatggtagtccacacagaagagaaacccttcagctgtgatatttgtggcaaaaaatttaaacgaaggcgaaacctgaaatttcacatggaggcccatacagaggggaaaccgtttggttgtgacaaatgttaagaagagaaagaccgaagcaGGTGACTGCcggatctttgctggttgaccaaaggcaaactgtaacatgtttggtaatttgtttttacttttgctttgttgttttttgtcctcactcatttgtgtttgagtcagtgacatatataccagaaaaaaaggttttgtcaaagaatttcaataaaacgcataaaaaatgttgacttttgttctgctaattcatctttatagaaacatgtgtttttgtttttttgttttttttatttgccatcagaaattatgtgacaatttgttgtattatgcctaaaatatgctgggatatgaaaataatataaactgaaaatggattaaacctgtaagttactcactttatcagaactaaactgtgatccattatagttttgtgaaaatgagcattgagcattattttctaaatcatcactcaaagtgagacctatgctgtcggtctatcaacatattttctacttattgtgacatactttgctataaagttctaacaatgtttgtcactctgtgatgctgttttctatgtattccatgaatgttttcagattttatcattcataacagactctggctggcagaaatgagatccacaggtcacagtaaggtcacagggatgctctggtaccgaagagagctcataaaaatatcacttgagcagaaaacaggaaccaacagaatgtcaaaaaaaaaaaaaatctgcatcagtgaaacattcattcatacgtgaGGACATCAAGTATATTGTGACACCTATGAATATGTGCTCACACTatacagtttaattgtttcagttttgatgtgtttaatgtgacagcagagccgtttttcagttaattttggatatttggaGTCAATCCCTGATTTTCGCAACAAGGGGGCATCACCTCTGTAGTCAGTCGGTTTGATGAGGCTGCTATtcaactctcaccatcagtgcATCTGTTGCCTGTCTCATAATTTTTCCgttctttggagaacaaatttaatctgtctacaaacctgaagccagggtctgttccatgaacacgacATGCTGACATtcacacagttgtgctgtccttttcctcgactttggtttcaccagaaccatgaaatattgtttgagagtttgtgaggttggatgctgcacgctgactggttgtgtgtccaggatgcttcaatGACATCTTTCTGGTACTCTCTCCTCCTATCCTTTGGacgcagctttgaggagacacaaaatgtgagacatgtggcattagtgcagtgaagctagcagatgtatgtggtggtgtagccgagcggtccaaggtgctggattctccagtggccaccgtcactttgagtcaccgaagtggaaaagatccttctcaacgacagtgttgtgttttgcctacatctgagctaaagatagaaataaaataatctaaatcggcttttattttgaaatgcttgtgtgttgcgacagctcctgttctttctgtagctcaaagcgttaaggagttcaaacacagcaaaacatgttaaatgataaaaataaagatttgaagaaggaatgaaaatcaaagtgatgaactgtggatggcagcctgctgttgatgtGACTGAACAgcgatgcagaaacctttatcttgttgtttctccgtcttggacagcacacagtggaaatgacttctcattgttgcttccatgacctggaagtggaactaaaagtGAGAGGGtccaactcaccaccttcagattatgagactgacacgctgcctgctgcctgcctgggctggaacccagagtaagtaaaagagggagatggaggagagctgtcagtgtttcaatataaacatacattatacagccctgaccactgttaGGGtggaccctaaccctatccaGGCAGTtgtgactgctgcttttcatggagagcagtggccattgcattggccgggaattgaacccggcATtgaagttaatgctagctttgtgctatcaaagctagcattaacttttctgtttcctcatcagagactggcagctggatacatatgtcaggatggctctcccagatgtctgagctcctcagaaacccgtctaacgtagctgagttagatgctaatcatgtctattgaatgttgttgaagaacacatgcaaacagagaaaagacaagtgtaGAGCTCTTACCTGATCTCTGGggaatatttgctacaggtgctgcaggatgtgggTCAAGGTGCTGGGTTGATGTTCCAGTATCAGGGGAGACATTGTTGATGGTGCAAAACCATACGGTGGATGTGTGGGCAGACCTGACACTCAGTCAGCTTGGGTGGTTTGGTGGTAGAACTCACACCTACCAAATGGGAGGCCTGGGCTCAATTTCCAGCCAATGTAAAGGAACTAATTGCCAACATCCAACATATGTAAAAGttgtcatgttcacctcacacactaaaggtTTCTGGATAGAAACTGTTAGGAAAGAACtttattctctgtttgtttttccacagaggaagtgaagtcacacaccacgtgatgtttctctttcctgctcctcgttagtatagtggacagtatctccgcctaTCACGCAGCAGACCGAGgaatcatcaggtgatgtatcaaagacaggagctcttcagactcacaaatcccttcaaactactgatggactgaaatgaaattttttcccgataccgttatcaatatctgttaaaaatattttccctgaccgggaatcaAATCCAGGCCACAGcagtgagagcgccgaatcctagccactagaccatcaggcAGTGTGTGGACACTCAATGTTGTCGTGTATGATCAATTCCCCCAGATCAGTTTCCACCCCCCCAGAAAACATTTGaccacattttaaatgccataaatgtctTACTGTaaatggctcgttggtctagatgtatgattctcgcttcgggtgcgagaggtcccgggttcaaatcccggacgagcccattgTCATGTTGTATAGCACGTTTATCTGACAGTAAAGTTTAAGGTGGAGTCggagacatattagaacataacaacaGTGCAGGAGAAGGGAGGGACTTGATAAGtaatcccccgatgagcaggcACTTGGCgccagtggcaaggaaaaacttcctttaagaggcagaaacctcaggcagaaccaggctcaggggggcggccatctgccccAACCGGTTGACACTGTCCTACCAAAgttagcattaacttttctgtttcctcaccagagactggcagctggacacacgtgtcaggatggctcagtggtttgaggtaacagactcaagatctttcctgcacaaatgggccttgaacatgaaagactcatggtttcattatttcatagatcagtgtcacctatcactgctgtggagtctataatgtgaaccactaaagggaagaagctgcatcgcctgaacagggacttgaaccctggaccctcagattaaaagtctgatgctctaccgactgagctactcaggcttctgatggCTGCAttattcagatgaaattaaattaattatttcagcttgactcaTTGAACAAACAGTCCTGTCCCAGCCAGGGGTTGATCCTGCaggccatctctctctctctgtttcctgaaggcctctctgccatttactaattaaaatatattcataaaaaaaccaacatgtttcttTCATATGaagatgaaatctaaaggctctctgatcatcacattgagaagttcatctggtttgtgatatttcttcatatgatagtgaggtaaaatgtgttcagtgggatgtgtgtgtatccagcaggactgacagcttcatgtgggattctcacagagatgattcaaacctgatcacagtgatcagtatggatatacagtatgtttgctgtcagtggaggaaactctcagacaggactaatagtcatgtttgggatgttcctggatttgagttgaatgagtgtaaattctctcagattttaacacacgttcacacatccacctctattcagacatggagtttacatattgtttggaattctaatgtgaatgtcacaagcagcattttttttattattaatgttaagacccagaaagcagcatatttgattgattgttgtaccaacctgaagatgatcagtgtttatagctcataacctgatcacagatcaataatcagccattggaagacactctgaaactttcttctgcagtcagaactcatccaccttcagactggacatcttctgactgtagaactggagctttttatacatctcactgcagcacaataaagtcctctgtgagtattgtgtgtcccacagtgtacatgacatctgagcagcaatacttccacctgctggagatttattgttactacagctgtaaaataaatctatcagaacatgaactcagtctgtagaatccagaagattaatgacacacttcgtcctgctgttatggaatcaaatcctactttaggttttttatattttaaactaacgagcactgttggggatcaaacagaaaaagtcaaaggtatgaaagaagatttttttttcttttaattaaaagaaacaatgtcacaacaaataacaatttacatcattaggaaatataactctaaaaaatgtacaaatatagGCCCTATTTAAGAAAGGTCAACTAAGCATaaggagactgaagcttaaacataaatgaacagaacataCCTGACTCACAAATGGCACACTGGGGTTTTTAACCAACAGATTAATACTTCTTTAAACTCATGGGACAtaagtgtttcatttaactAGACATAAGTCAGTGAAAAAAACTAtcaatcaaactaaacagaagctgaaaacctgctccctgctcttcctccaccaatgctctgctccacttcttCTGGGCTTTCCTCTGCATATTTAGCTTTCTGCCAGGAACTAAGaactgaaggaaatattttagacatcaaatgaaaaataacatgaaaccaAGTTTCCCGGTTGGGGAGCTACAGAGgatgttggagaatctctgtaatctgcacaacattaaaatatgacagtgttacagttggctttgtttaaagacagcatgtatccttactctgtacttttccactgaacctaagtttctgtttttcacctgtccactgagctcctgttacacagtgtgtgtccttgaaggtccagaattatgagataacatttatagaactggtctacagaccaggaggaggatgaaaccgttctatctattcagctacagtcggtctgttacagtagatacacacccacaacatTGTTTAACATCTTCTAacaacaagtcatggacagtggttggcctgtccatgaccctggtaactggccagttatattcagttAACGCCAAGCTGGTGGGTTcatcgaaaccatcctctgctgttaatacacactggatgtcccatcacGAGACATGAGttattcagcagcactgattaacaggaaaacatggagaatgttgtctgtcatatctataatattgatcgttgtaacctacagctgatgaaaacccaaaaatactttgtttctacaacatctgactttcGCAACAaagaactgctgggatttaaacacaggctgctttaaccagccaacatacacaacctttatctgcattgaaatcattcagcctgttaccggctcaaatccacagcactctactcagctgtttttgctggatagtatctggtttgacAGACTAGACAGACAAACAGTGAGTGCGCAGATTCAGCAAGATATGCATGCATACTGGAATTTATAATAGAgctaaatgaatgcattttgcAATGTGATgctaaaaaacatttaataagaattcaaacatttaataacatttaataatagaagtaataataataataacaataataataataataataattattatatttaactATGTGTTCATTTATAATAACAGATACATTCTCTTTTTTctatgctttatttatttaaaggtttttgtttctgtggacTGCTGAGATCTTTCTGTCTAATAAATTTACCTTCCAGTACTAATAAAGAAACTATTCATGGCCTTACTCCTGATTTTCTTGTGGCTCATGACTGAAGGCTGTTTaggctttaaaaacagaaataaattgcTTGTTTTAAATCATCAACTGTTTGGAAAGAACACCATGAAACACTCATGGCAGACTTGGTCTGTTCTGAACTTCTGAGTGTGTTGACAGGACGCTTGGGGCTGTTTATGTCCTGAGATGTGTAATTTTGTGTGTACTGACTTGTCCATAGCAGGCTCCCGTAGGTCTGACCACTCCCTGTGTTGATGCTATGGAGGAACCATCCTTTTTACCTGTTTCTGCTGAACAGGGAACTGCAGGGACTTCAGGCGCTCCGTGTACTGCAGTTCTGGAGTTGTGAGTCTTTGACATTGTGTTCTGGTTTGGCTGTCTAAGTCTGGTTTCAGGTTATAGCCCTGAATAACAGCTGTTCCAGACTGAGCAGGCTTCAGCCCAGCATCTTTCATCTGGGATGGGTCGACAGCTCCGCCCCCTTTCAGGCAGGTGTTTGCTAGCTTGTCCTGTAGCTCCCTCAGCTGAGACACTTCACTCTTCATTTGCTCTCTTCCAACAACACTGTCTACTTTCTGCCAGAAGGTGGCGTTGAAGTGCAGGTAGAGACTCCAATCCAGAGCATTCCAACGCttgattttctctgcagtgtttgGTGAGATTTGATGACGAGTTCTATTACTGCGACTGTTGAGCTTAAAGGAAACCACATCCTCCAGGGACCAGCAAAGGACGTGTTTGAGCAGGATCATGGACTCATCAAAGTATTCAGAAACAAGAATAAGATGGAAGTCCCGTTCTATGGCGGCAACAGCCCTTTTGGCTTTGTCCTCGTGGTCTTCAGCATCAGCTGTGACATTGTGGTCAAAGCCAAAGTCAAAGGCCAGATTGTTGTGAGCCAAGAAACTCCACGGTGCTGAATCTTTGTAGTTGTTGGTGTTGTCCAGGAAGTCCTCCAAACTGCGACTATTGGAGAAGGCCGGTATTCCCTTGAAGTAACTAAAGCTGGACTCTATCATGGTCACAGGATGTCTTATGATGGAGAAGTAGAAGGTGTCCTCAGGCATCACTTTAGCCACCTagaacataaaacatgaaaggaGGAGAACTTTCTCAGagattttttctctctcaatcAATCAGTTTTCATTGTGATACAGAAAAAACTCGTGAGCGTCACCAATCAACCAGCGTGTGTTTGGAGGAACAACCCCCAGGGTCCAAACTAAGAACATTCCCGCTGTGacacaacagtgctaaccactttACAACGATTCACACATAAACCACAGTGAGCAGCCCCAACCCCTAACCTGTTACTCTAACCCTATAACCCCTGAGCCCTAAATCtaacccacaaaaacaaaaacaaaaaaactcacctCAGCTTTTCTGAACCTCATGTGGTTGCACATGATGTGGAACTCCTTCACTCTGCCGCTGCTGAAGCCTTCTACAAAATGCGATTCAAAGAGTTTGGggtaaaacaaatgaattgCTTGGCCGACCGGGAGGGCAAAGGTCAAGTTCCTGCTCTCTCCATAGCGATACAGGATGTTTAACACGGTGCTGCTGGCTGTTTTGTGCGTCTTGAGGAACACAATGTGAGACTGTGGGTGGCAGGTTGCTGTGTTGGGGACATCAGCCACAGAGTTCGGATCAGGTGGAACTCCTCGCCTCGCTGTGTCTGAGTGTCTGAAAAAGTTGAACGCTTTATCAAGTAACTGAAAAGAGTTTCCCCTCatgtttttactgaagaaacacactttgtcatgattgtcatgataaaaataacgtttgatttgatttgaaactcactttcacacacacacacacacacacacacaaacaaacacattacagGTAAGTCTCACCTGTTGATGACGAAAGTCCGAAGGACGAAgcagagaaggagcagaaggagcaATCTCCACAGTAATTTACGTCTCTTGCGAGTTCTCACATACCTgtggtttacacacacacacacacacacacacaaaacagttgAAAATCCAGCTCAGTGACATCATTACCAACATTCACTTCAGAGCAGGTCCAGGTCTGCCTGTAGGATGTGGAACAGGTCTGCAGCCAGACTTAGAATCTGGTCTAACTTGTCAGGCTGctcctcacaaacacagacacacacattcacatacacaccacaGGGTCCAGATCTCTAATGTCGACGGTGGTCTCAGGATAGTTTGGACCTTGTGGATTTCTCAGGTCCATGGCCCCTGTCTCAGGAGTAAAAtccccacttcctgtttacctgGAGGAGAAACCAGAGGAGTTCCTCTGGGGACCCTGACTCTGACTGGTGAAGGTGAATGTCTCATATAGTGAATGAGCTGTCAGAGTCATGTTAGCAGCTGCATCACAACCCAGGGTCCTTTCACAAAATCTGCTTTTTAGCACCAGTAAGCAGGTGCTGAGGACACTCTGCCTTTTTGTCAAATCCTAACCTGGATGATTACCAGGTAAGGAACGTTGTCAGGAGCTGTTGATGTCTGCACCACAGGCGTCTAACATCATTTGTAAATGCCTTCAGGAACTTCA is a window of Echeneis naucrates chromosome 2, fEcheNa1.1, whole genome shotgun sequence DNA encoding:
- the LOC115053461 gene encoding galactose-3-O-sulfotransferase 2-like; translation: MTLTAHSLYETFTFTSQSQGPQRNSSGFSSRYVRTRKRRKLLWRLLLLLLLCFVLRTFVINRHSDTARRGVPPDPNSVADVPNTATCHPQSHIVFLKTHKTASSTVLNILYRYGESRNLTFALPVGQAIHLFYPKLFESHFVEGFSSGRVKEFHIMCNHMRFRKAEVAKVMPEDTFYFSIIRHPVTMIESSFSYFKGIPAFSNSRSLEDFLDNTNNYKDSAPWSFLAHNNLAFDFGFDHNVTADAEDHEDKAKRAVAAIERDFHLILVSEYFDESMILLKHVLCWSLEDVVSFKLNSRSNRTRHQISPNTAEKIKRWNALDWSLYLHFNATFWQKVDSVVGREQMKSEVSQLRELQDKLANTCLKGGGAVDPSQMKDAGLKPAQSGTAVIQGYNLKPDLDSQTRTQCQRLTTPELQYTERLKSLQFPVQQKQVKRMVPP